GGTGTTCGAGGAGCTGGAACGCAGCATCGACCCCTACAGCTCGGCGCGGAACGCATACCTGCAAATCCGGCAGGGCAAGCTCCAGGCAGCGCGCGAAGCGGGGTACTAGTGTCGTGTCCCGTAGGGTGCCGTCACGGCGGCACGACCGAGCTGACGAAAACTCTGCGATGAAGCCATGAGCAAGCCATCCCTCCTTTCGGGGCGGAAGATCGACCCCAAGCCCATCGACGCCGGCACGAGCATCGTCGATCTCATCGACGACAACTTCGTCTCCTACAACAGCGGGCGTCTGCGAGAGGCCTGTCAGCTCTTCACCGAGAAGATCCTCGCGGACGACGTGACCGTGGGACTCAGCATCACCGGGGCGCTGACGCCGGCGGGGCTCGGCATGACCGCCTTCATCCCGCTCATCGAGCACGGCTTCGTCGACTGGATCGTCAGCACCGGCGCGAACCTCTATCACGACACCCACTTCGCCATCGGCCTGTCCATGCACCGGGGCACCTTCGAGGCCGACGACGTGGACCTGCGGGAACAAGGCGTCGTGCGCATCTACGACATCTTCTTCGACTACGACGTGCTCATCTCCACCGACGACTTCTTCCGCGAGATCCTCAAGGCGCCCGAGTTCCAGAAGGAGATGGGGACCGCGGAGATGCATTACCGCGTGGGCCGCTATCTCGACGAGCGCGAGAAGATCCTGGGGCTGGAGCGGCGCTCGCTCTTGGCCGCCGCCTACCGGAGCGGCGTGCCGGTATACACCTCCTCGCCCGGGGACAGCTCCATCGGCATGAACGTCGCCGCCCTCGCACTCAAGGGCAACGGCCTGCGCTTCGACGTGTCGCGCGACGTCAACGAATCCGCCGCCCTGGTGCTCGAGGCCAAGCGGCGCGGCGGACGCAGCGCCGCGGTCATCCTCGGCGGCGGCTCGCCCAAGAACTTCCTGCTCCAGACCGAGCCGCACATCCAGGAGGTGTTGGGGCTGGAGGAAAAGGGCTTCGACTACTTCATCCAGGTCACCGACGCGCGCGTCGACACCGGCGGCCTCTCCGGGGCGACGCCGGCCGAGGCGGTGAGCTGGGGCAAGGTGGACCCGGACCAACTGCCGGACTCCGTGGTCTGCTACGTCGACAGC
The sequence above is a segment of the Deltaproteobacteria bacterium genome. Coding sequences within it:
- the speY gene encoding deoxyhypusine synthase gives rise to the protein MSKPSLLSGRKIDPKPIDAGTSIVDLIDDNFVSYNSGRLREACQLFTEKILADDVTVGLSITGALTPAGLGMTAFIPLIEHGFVDWIVSTGANLYHDTHFAIGLSMHRGTFEADDVDLREQGVVRIYDIFFDYDVLISTDDFFREILKAPEFQKEMGTAEMHYRVGRYLDEREKILGLERRSLLAAAYRSGVPVYTSSPGDSSIGMNVAALALKGNGLRFDVSRDVNESAALVLEAKRRGGRSAAVILGGGSPKNFLLQTEPHIQEVLGLEEKGFDYFIQVTDARVDTGGLSGATPAEAVSWGKVDPDQLPDSVVCYVDSTIAVPLMTAYAINKHAPRKLKRLYDTREEALEHIAGEIREKFGNVPLAQR